A genomic region of Phocoena sinus isolate mPhoSin1 chromosome 18, mPhoSin1.pri, whole genome shotgun sequence contains the following coding sequences:
- the LOC116743173 gene encoding SCAN domain-containing protein 3-like, which produces MLRALLSPTNTTATELFKSLNDSISGKPNWSFCVGICTDGAATMTGQLSDFTARVKEVASECESTHCVIHREMLASRKMTPELNSVLQDVIKIINYIKVHALNSHLFVQLCEEMDTDHTCLLLYTEVRWLSKGRSLARVFKLRELLQRFILEKVTTGSTFQ; this is translated from the coding sequence atgttacGTGCACTTTTGTcgccaaccaacaccacagctacagaactattcaagtctttgaatgattccATATCAGGAAAACCGAACTGGTCATTTTGTGTCGGTATATGCACAGACGGAGCGGCTACCATGACTGGACAGCTTTCTGATTTCACTGCTCGGGTCAAAGAGgtcgcttctgaatgtgagtctacgcactgtgtcatccatagagaaatgctggctagccgaAAAATGACACCTGAACTTAACAgtgttttgcaggatgtgattaaaattatcaactacattaaagtacatgcccttaactcacatCTGTTtgtgcagctctgtgaggagatggacacaGATCACACAtgtcttctcttatacacagaagtgagatggctttctaaaggcagatcactggccagagtttttaAGTTACGAGAGCTGCTCCAaagatttattttagaaaaagtcaCCACCGGCAGCACATTTCAATGA